The genomic region GCAATTCCGCCGCCACGGTTTCCCCGTAAGCGGTGATGATGGCAAGCGCCGCCAAGGCCGCCGCGCCGATGGCGAACCCCTTGCCGATGGCGGCGGTGGTGTTGCCCAGCTCATCCAGGGAATCGGTGATCCGACGGGTTTCCGCGCCGAGCCCACCCATCTCGGCGATCCCGCCGGCGTTATCGGCCACCGGTCCATAGGCGTCGATGGCCATGGTAATTCCTACCGTGGACAACATACCGACCGCGGCGATACCGACGCCGTACAAGCCGACTAGCCAGTCAGCCAAGAAAATAATCGCGCTAATGCTCAAAATCGGCACCACCACCGATTGCATGCCGGTCGCCAGGCCGGAAATGATCACCGTGGCCGGACCGGTTTCCCCGGATTGGGCGATGAGCGCCACCGGCCGCCCGCCGGTGTAATACTCGGTCACCAGACCGATGACGATTCCCCCCACAGAACCCGCCAATACGGCGAGCCAAGCCTTGAGGCTGACCCCGGCGATCAAAATCACCAAGAAAGCCAGGACGATGAAAATGGCCGCCGCGCCGATGGTGCCGATCCGAAGCGCCACTTCCGCCGACCGGTCGGCCGAACGCCTCACCAGCCAAATGCCGGTGATGGAAGACAGCAGTCCCACCGAAGACAGCGCCAACGGCAGGAACATCAGCGCCGCGCGAGACCCCACCGGCGCCAGGGTCTCGGCGGCGATGGTGGAAGCCATGGCGATGGTGGCGATCATGGCGCCGCAATAGGACTCGAAAATATCCGACCCCATCCCGGCCACGTCGCCCACGTTGTCGCCCACGTTGTCGGCGATCACGCCGGGATTGCGCGGATCGTCCTCGGGAATCCCCGCTTCCACTTTGCCCACCAGATCCGCCCCCACGTCGGCGCTCTTGGTGTAGATGCCGCCGCCGACCCGGGAGAACAGGGCCACCACCGACGCCCCCATGCCGAAACCGTGCAGGGCGTGGGCGGTTTCCGGATCGTCGCCGAAGAAAAGATACATCAACCCCAAGCCCAAAAGCCCCAGGGAAGCCACCGCCAACCCCATGATAGAGCCGCCGAAAAAGGCCACTTCCAGCGCCTTGGCGGCATCGCCGGTGCTGGCCGCCACGGTGGTGCGTACATTGGCGCGGGTGGCGGTATTCATGCCGATATAGCCGGCAGTGGCCGAGGCCGTCGCCCCCACCAAAAAGCAAAGGGCCGTCTGCCAGCCCAGGAAATAGATCAACAGACCGAACAGCACCGCGACGAAGCCCCCCAAAATCTGGTATTCGCGGCGGATGAATACCATCGCCCCCAGATGGATCTGCTCGGCGATGTGGGCGATCTTGCCTTCTCCCGCCGGCGTCTCCTTGACGATCTGATAGATCCGCCAAGCGGCATAAAGCCCGAACACCCCCAACAGCGGCGGCAACAGATAAAGCAGATACTGCATGAGCCATCCTCCTCAGAATATTTGTTATTTGCTTGATTGGCTTGCGTACTCCTTGGTACCGGCTTTGCCAGGCCCTGTCAACGATTTTTCTTTGGCAAGAGTCATACTCGGCCCCCACTAGGAAATCTGAAATTCCAGCCCTACTTGATCTTCGTAATGTAAGCAATATATTCGCCGAACTTGTACGAATAATCTGTCAGAATTTCTTGCAAGGATAGAGAAAAAATTACTTCCAAGTATTTAATTCATTTCATATCAGCCACTTAAAAAATTGGTATCTATTTTGCTTAAAGCATTTTGTAGGTAGATTCGCACCTACTTTTCACCAATAACACAACTAGAGGTAGTTGTTATGAAAACACGTTGGGCATCTCAACACTACGCCGAATATCACATCTAATGCTGCTGCAACGGGTTTGGCGTTCAACTTCGGCACCCCCGCCGCGACCGACTGGCGCGATGCCACCGCCCCGGGCTGCTTGTGCGAGGGATGGGGGGTATCTGTGAACGGCGCTACCTCGGGGTACGCAACGATAGATAACGTCTCTCCCGGGATATCCAATCTGACCGTCGATGGCTTCGGATCGACCGCGTCGACCGCCACTTCTTCGGTGCATCTGACCAGCCTGCCGGGTCTTGCCGTTACTCACGAATACGCACCGGCGACCAACTCACCGGATGCCCTGTTCCGCAGCCTGGTCACAATCACTAACTCCACCGGTGCCGACGTGACCGACCTCAAGTACGTGCGGGGGAGGACGAATGGGGTCACCGTGCCAATACCTCGATTTGTTTTTTGAATCGATCGCCACCCAATGCCCAACCTTTGTGCGTACAATCGCGAATTTCCGCCAGATCGTTGTCGGAGAGCGCGGTTTGAAATAATTGCCGGTAAGCGTTCTGTCTGTCCACTTCATTGCGACCCAATCGCAGATATTCCTCGTGCGCCGTCAACCAGTCGGCATTCGATCCCGACTCGCCCTCTGCATGACAGCGGTAGCTCGACCAAGGATAATCCCCAGGGTGCGCAACCATCCCCGCCCTGACCGGGTTGAGTTCAATGTAACGCATCAGTGTCAGCAGATACCGATCACTATCCACTACCGTTGCCCGATAGCGCCCTTCCCAAAGCGTACCGCTGCGCCGGTAAGTTGCATTGAAGTATTGCACATACCGTCGGCCCACTGACTGGAAAACTTTACTGATGCTATGGTCGAATTCGGGGGTCGCCAGCAGATGGATATGATTCGTCATCCAGACATAGGCATGGATCGCCAGACCATGCTTGGTTGCCGCTTCCACCAAGGCATCGCGAAAAAACTGATAATCTTCGTCACCGGCAAAGATCACCTGCCGATTGTTACCACGCTGGATGATGTGCTGCGGCTGGCCGGGAATAACGTAGCGGGGAAGACGGGCCATTGGGCACTCTCTCAAGGAATTTAAAAACAGCATAGCACAGAATATCGTGTCTGACCCTATTTTTTGTAGACTTTTCTCAAGATCCAAACGCACCATTGCAAATACAGATATTTCGCCGATTTGTTTGGTATCATCCCATCGATTTAAGAGCACATTTCGGTCAACGCTGCCCTGCATTTTTTCATGAATCATTCACCCGCCGCTTTCACCAC from Methylohalobius crimeensis 10Ki harbors:
- a CDS encoding sodium-translocating pyrophosphatase, which produces MQYLLYLLPPLLGVFGLYAAWRIYQIVKETPAGEGKIAHIAEQIHLGAMVFIRREYQILGGFVAVLFGLLIYFLGWQTALCFLVGATASATAGYIGMNTATRANVRTTVAASTGDAAKALEVAFFGGSIMGLAVASLGLLGLGLMYLFFGDDPETAHALHGFGMGASVVALFSRVGGGIYTKSADVGADLVGKVEAGIPEDDPRNPGVIADNVGDNVGDVAGMGSDIFESYCGAMIATIAMASTIAAETLAPVGSRAALMFLPLALSSVGLLSSITGIWLVRRSADRSAEVALRIGTIGAAAIFIVLAFLVILIAGVSLKAWLAVLAGSVGGIVIGLVTEYYTGGRPVALIAQSGETGPATVIISGLATGMQSVVVPILSISAIIFLADWLVGLYGVGIAAVGMLSTVGITMAIDAYGPVADNAGGIAEMGGLGAETRRITDSLDELGNTTAAIGKGFAIGAAALAALAIITAYGETVAAELPDFSLDLSDADVLGGVFIGGTIPLLIASITMTAVGDAAFEMIQEIRRQFREITGLLEGEVEPDTARCVDIATQAALKKMVLPGVIAVAAPVIVGFWLGPQALGGMLGGALLGCVLMALMMANAGGAWDNAKKYVEKGSLGGKGSEVHKATVVGDTVGDPFKDTSGPSMNILINVMAIVSLVIAPLLV
- a CDS encoding transposase, translating into MIHEKMQGSVDRNVLLNRWDDTKQIGEISVFAMVRLDLEKSLQKIGSDTIFCAMLFLNSLRECPMARLPRYVIPGQPQHIIQRGNNRQVIFAGDEDYQFFRDALVEAATKHGLAIHAYVWMTNHIHLLATPEFDHSISKVFQSVGRRYVQYFNATYRRSGTLWEGRYRATVVDSDRYLLTLMRYIELNPVRAGMVAHPGDYPWSSYRCHAEGESGSNADWLTAHEEYLRLGRNEVDRQNAYRQLFQTALSDNDLAEIRDCTHKGWALGGDRFKKQIEVLAR